The nucleotide window AGTTGACCTGGTTGTTGATGGCGGCCTCACACTCGGGGTGGCAGTTCTGGTGCAAATGGCAGGGCGCGAATGCAGTGGCCATGTCTGGTAGCGCAGGTGCGGCGTGGGGGCACCGAAGCAAAGAAGAAGTCGTAGAAGCGGGAGCTGGAGATGCGGAGTAGTCTCTGAGCGTCCCGGGTGAGTCAGCGGCACTGCACAGGGGTGGTGTTCCAGCGGTGTGCAGCAGGCGACTGGCGGTTGGCTCTGACATAGAACAGGAAAAGGGAGGGTGGGACCTGAAGACAGAAAAAAGTGACCAAGTCTCGCGAGTGTTCTGGAGAAGGTGCAAGGAGGATCCTTGGGGGAGGGTGGTGAGCAAAAGGTGTgcaagggaggggggaaggggcgggTTCCATGTGGGCGAGGCGGGGAGAATCTGCTCTGACCTCTtgacatttaatgttttcaaaattgcAATAATATCTTCATCCTGCAAGGACTTTGTCCTCTAATTCCTTCTGTAGGAGGCATTTTTATTGTATAGGTCCATCTTCTTCCCTTGAAGTTCTGAGaatatgaatttgaatttttggtaaaattctcGTCTGTTTTCTGTGTTATATCTGGGTTCCCCCTGCCCAGAAACAGTTCTGTGTAttccttgcctttttttcttttatcttcctcaTACTTTGGGGAAACCTGTGTTCCTTTATACTTAGGAATAAAGGACTTATTTCATCAACGGAGGTAATGAGCATGGATCCGATCTGGAGTTGTGACGTGCATTTCCCTACAGGGCGCCTGCTGCAATGGAAGCCTGGAGTGTGCTGAGTTACTCAGGGGGTGTTCCTTTGAGCATGCATGGCATGGCCTATAGGTAGGACAGGGACACTCCTTTTGGCAAAAATAAATACGATGTTTCTGACATTGGGAGACTagtacttttttcttctaatacaTGTGTCCTATTGTGTCCCTTTTCTGCATGTGAGCATTGTGTTAAGCTCATTGACTGTGTTAGGAGTGTACTTTGGGGAGATTAAAGGTGTCAGATGCCACAGTTTCCTAAAATTTACCTGTCAAGTCATCTACTCCAGGGCTTTTGTTCTTTGGGAggtttttagtttctgttttgtttttttttttctttaatgactgCTTTGGTTTCCTTAGTTGTAAACCATTTGTTCAGATCTCCAGTTGTTTCTCAATTCAGCTTCAGGAGACTGTATGTTTctcagaatttattcattttattcaggtTGTCTAATTTGGTGGCATACACTTGTCGGTAATATTTTCTCTTGCCACTTACACACCTGAAAGATAGATATTATTGTATCTGTCTCATCGTACTAGTGGGTGGGTGATCAGTGCCCACTGTGGGTAAGTAACACCTACTGTGCATGAATGAGTCAGCATGGCAGGACTGGCACCACTGTGTTTAGCAAGGCCTCCTCTGGAGGTTGGGCCTTCGGCCTGGTGTCTGGGAACTTTGATTTGGGCAGATTCCCAGCTTTCCTAAATGATAAGAATGCCATTGTGCCTAGAGTGGGTAAACAATATAGTTTATGGTGAACACATGTTTCGTTTCTGTGTATGAAGTCTTGGTACGTGCTAAGCCAAGGGTGCCTACACACCCAGCCCCCAATACACACCAGGAGCACTGGGTCTAGGAAGAGCTTCAGGGCCTCAGAGTTGTCTACATGATGGTTCCACTTGGATGTCCAACGGGCACCTCAGATTTTATGTATTATGGCAATCCCTCCCTGGGCCAAAAGTGCTCAAATTAATAAACAGTGCTACCATCAACCCAGGTATGCAATTCTAATCACCAGAACCTAGATTATTTTCCTGGCGTCCCACTCTTCACCTGTGGCCCATAAGCTGAACTTATCAGCTCATCCAGTCCCTGTGGAATGTGCccacctctcttcattttctcagtcACCACCAGAGTTCAACCCCCAGTGCCTTTCACCTGGATCAGCTACAAGATCTCTTACCTGGCCTCCCAGCTTcagctctccccctccctctacaTTCTTGAAAGCACTGAGTCACTGAAAACGTGCAGGGGAATGTGTGCTACTTCATATTCAATGCCAGGAATTTGACTTTCGGCCTTGACTTTCTACTTTTTCCTACTATGGAGATAATTTTGTGTTTGGGTACCATATTGTCCCAATGCAAGAAAGAGGACAACCCAAGCAAAAAAAGTATATGTGGATGTTTTGTAAGGCTAATATTCACGACCAGGAAGGGGATCTTGGGAAGTCACTCGCATGTCCCTCAGAAAGGCAGCCTAAGGCTCGGCTATCATTGCAGTTGCTCAGTGAGAGCTTGTGGAACTGGTCCTCTACAGCGAACAGATCTGTGTGGcgtggggaatgtagcccagcccctgactcagAAAATCCAGTGAGGAGGGAGTCGACACAGGACACaggcccacggataggttctcctgtggggaatcaggcctacattgtacctaggctgctatgagtcttgctcttgctgaaGCTTGCTCACtgtgaattgaggcagcaaaagTTTACTTTACATCTTTAAAGtcacttcctaaaatctatgctagaGTTGCCCTGTATGGAGTGTatccagttcaaccacttttccacTTGATCTGTCACATCCTTCTGTTTCAAGTAGTTAGCcacattctttcctttgctatctgtaaaaagcaATCAGCTACAggaaacctgtgcatagtaaatgagggccatTCTGGATATAACATACCCCGAAAAGCAATAGAatcctgtccaggcaggggtctggGCCCTCTCTCTCAATTAGGGAACAGCTATGATGTCCGTTTTTCTCCACAGGAcatctgtagtccgtgtgaaggTGTCCCTCACAGCCATAACACAGGGAACCTGTGGACCGGGGTTCGGATCAGTACTCTGCCAAGATCGCTTCTCCAGTCGTCATCTTGCTACATGTTTATTGTTAAGAAACATTAACAGTTGGGTACTATCGTAAAgtaaaaactttcaaataaattgTCAGAACCTTCTAATTCTTCCCCAATCTCACTCCATTTATTGTTCCTCCAGTGGCAAGCACAGCAATAATTTTAAGGCCAGGCTTTGTATTTGGAGCATGGACGTGCATCTGTTTCCATGCACCACGGCCCCAGACCATCCACCTGACCACTCCCTGCCATATACCACATGGTTTCTGAGGAGCAGATAACCTCTGCATATTCCAGGGTCCCAAGGAAAACCCTCTCACTCCATCCAGGGTCCAGGGCATACCTGCTCTGTCCATTCAGGGTCCTGGGAGTACATACTCCCTCCATTCGGGATGAGAAAATACCCCTGCCTTCCATGTAGGATCCAGTGAAtacccccaccctccatcccaaGACCAGGGAATACCCCTCCATACATTCAGGGCCCAGGAACTACAACCTCCCTCCATGCAGGTTCCATATAATAtgccctccctccatccagggtCCCACAATATAGCTCCATATTCCTCCAGGCTTCAATGAATACCCAGGCCCTCCACCCAGGGTCCTGGCTATACTCTCTCCCCCTATCAAGTATCCAAGGAATTGGTCCTCTTTCCATTCATGTCCCAGGGAAAATACCCTGCCTCCATGCTGGACCCAGGGATTAACCCCTCCCTCCAACCTGGGTTCCACAGAAtgctcccccctccacccagggaccaggaaataatttttccttccattcaGGGCCCAGGGAACACTTCCTCCCTCCAAGCAGGGTCCACGTAATATTCCCTCTCTCCATCATGGCACCCATGGAACCCGCCTCCAGTATCTAATGTCCAACAGACAAGCCCCAACCTCCTCCTCGAGTGTTCAGGGAATACCACCTCATTCCACCCAGCATCCAGGGAAtagcccctccctccatccagggcCCAAGGAatagcccctccctccctccagactCCACAAAACACCTCCTCCCTCCATTCAGGGCCTAGGAAATACTCTCTCCTTCAATCCAGGGTCCCAGGATACCCCGTCTCTCTATCTAGTGTCCCACAGAATAGCCCCACCTTCCTCCAGGGATCAGTGAAtacccactccctcctcccaggaTCCTTGGAATAACTCCTCTCTCCATCCATGGCCCCAGGGATACCCTCTCCCTTCATCCTCTGTCCCACAGAACACCTGTTTCCTCTGTCGGGGTTCCCAAAGCACACTTGCTTCCTGTATTCATGGTCCCAGGGAATATTCCCTCCCATCTACAGAGATCCTGATCTGCAAGTGCTGGGTGGTGGTTGGTAAAAGAGACTCCCACATACCTGTTTTACTACCTAGAAGGTTTGGGGTTCACACACACGAATCAATGAAACACCTCTATTGGTTTAAGAACCAATAACTTTATTGCAAGAAATGGTAAAACTTGGacataaaaacttaaatgaaCGTTTTGAAGGGCAATATGGCGATAGGCATGCTCAGCACGGTGTCCAAGTCACCCCATGGCTATCGGGAAGGCAGTCCAGGCTCAGTTCTTCTTGTTGTCGCCCAGGGTGAGCTTGTCAAAGAGGTCCTCTGCCAGGCCGGATATCTGAGCTCCCATCTTGCGCAGCTTGATGACATGGTCCCCCCAACACTTTGATGAACATCACCTGTTGGGGCAGGTAGTGGCTCTCCAGGAAATCGCGCAGGTGGCCATCCCCCTTTTTGGTGGCCAGCTGGTGCAGATTCAGCAGGCTGTGGTTCACATCCTTTGCCAGGTGTAAGGCACAGTCCATGGCCCTCAGGCCACTGTCCCATTCATCCCAGGGAGGACTGTTGATGTCCTGCAGGCGGATTCGGCCCCCTCGCTGGTTCTGCAGCCTCATCAGCCTCTCTGCATGCTCCTTCTCCTTGTTTGACCTCTGCAGGAAGAACTGGCTGAAGTGCTTCAGGGCCACGTTTTCACGGTCGAAGTAGAAGGCCATGGACGAGTACACGTAGGAGGCGTGGAAGTGTACGTTGATGTGGGTGTTGACAGCGGCCTCACACTCAGGGTGGTAGTTCTGAAGCACAAACGAGGGCCCGGACAGCATCTCCATGTCTTCAGGCTCAGGCACGGGGCAGCAAGATTAAGGCAGTGGGGTAGCCGAGACTTCTGGGTGGGCAGTGGCAGGCAGGACTGTGGAGGCTAGAGGGACTTGGAGCGATTCCACATTGGGCAAAGTTGTGAGCTGTGGGGACTTGGAATGTCTCCACCATGGGTGACCGTGAGGGTGAGGGAACATGGAGTGTCCTGCAGTGGCGCGAACACAGGTGTGCTCACGTGTCAGGCTTCAGGCGCTGCAGTTCGCTCTGAGGTGAGACCAAAAAAACCTGACCCATTCAATAGTGTTCATCGAGGCAGGGGCAGGCAACATCAGGTGCCTGGGTGGTGCATGAGGGTAGGGGTCAGGGCAGGGCCTTGTTGGCAGGGGTGCTTGAGGGGGGCCCAATGAAGCCAGCAGCATTGACACTTCGAAGTTCCATGCCAGCCTGGGTAACAGGATCTCTCAGGGCTGGGCATCTGGCAggtatgacattttaaaacattcttcagGGTAATGAGTGCTACTGATTTGAATCAATCCCCTGCATGTTTTATTTGAGCAGCTTATTTAAATGTTGCCCTAATGTGATTGTTTCATTAAACATAGCCCTTTTGTGGTATCACGGGTTACATTTAATATCACAAATCTTTGTTTGAGTGACTTCGTGGGGACATGAGGACAGTTCCGACAGCCCCGCTGACTTCCTAGAGCTTGTTCCTCCAGTgatctcccctttctcccccattcaTGATCAGCTTCACATTTCGCTGGTGGCAGAGCAGGGCCTCCAGCACCTCAGTCACTCGGGCACCTCTCCATCTTTCACTCTTGGAATTTGTTCTTTACTCgctttactctctctctccttttttcatcCATCTTTCAGCGCAGTCCTGGAGACACTTTTCCTTCTGCCCTGTCTGCACACCAATGTGGAGTGTGGGTGACCTCATCACTGACCCCCTGGAGGCCTTCACCCCTTTCACGTGGCTTGCCAGTCTCTGTCCTCTTAGGGAAGCTCAGACTTCAGGTTCCTCTGGCAGGAAACAGAAGACTTAGGTACACCCTTAGAGAAAGTACTTAACCATGTGGATGTATTCATCCCCTCCAACCTTTGTAGTTTCACTACCATTCAGTcagccttcttcttttttttaaagctttcagtTAAGTTCTAGGGAAGAAGCCACAGCAGTTGAGAATACCACTGATCTCAAAttgactttcattcattcaacaaacacttttAACTAAAAAGCCCCAGCAATACTCTAGGGTTTGAGTAAATACTAGTAACAAAGAGAAACTACAGAACTATGagaagggttttaggagctctggccaggggctgggagtgaaAACCAAAATATACATTTCCTATAATACAGTAtcaaaattgtattttctgtTCATCCTTTGAGTAAGTGTATGATCCATAGTGATGTcttctttctcattcttaaaactgttaatttgtgctttttcttgttctgtcttcttctccttctctttcttgactcccaatttttccctccttctcatctcttcctcctcctccatctccttctctctctggttAGCCTGTCTAgagatttatgtttttatttgtttgttcaattttctcaaagaaactgctttgatttcattgatttggtagagtttttgtttttccaagggGTCCATTTCATTGTTACCTGCTCCTGTctttataatttccttctttctccctgacttgggtttattttagtctttttctactttttaaggTTAAAAGTTACATAATAGATATGAGAACTTTCCTCTTTTCAAATATAGGGATGCaacaatataaattaatatgcaACTACTGCTTTAACTTACAGATGTGGATAGGCTGAGTTTTTGTTGACATTAAATcccaaataatttctttttcaacaCTTGGAGTGTTTGAAATGTATTATTAGCTTCCAAATATTTGAGTGTTTTTCAGATATCTTTATGTAATTATTTCTAATCCAATTTCATTGTGAGCAGAGGACATGTCTTTCACGATATGAATGTTATATGTATTGAACATTGTATGGTAGCTTAGGATATGGTTTATTTTGGTAAATGGTCTACATGCACTTGAAAAAATTTGCTACTCAGGAATATGCTTGTAAAGTTTCTTCACTCTGACTGTATTTTTCCTAACATGAGTACATGagtattcttgtttttaattcttttttttctcctgattatAACAAATAATACCCAATGGTGGCCTTCAGAGAGAACTCTGTGGATTCTGAAATCTGTGAATGTATTGGATATTGAAAAAGTGGGTATTTTCATTCTTAAATGCTTAGGAAATGTTCATTGAATCATGTTTTTAAACTAAACACAGACATTATTGCGCACACACACGAAAGAATGTCATTAGGAAACCCGTAATTATGAGGGATTCTTGAAAGACAGGAAAAGCGGAGGCTACCAGATTGGTTATTGCAGAGAATTTGAAACAACGACAGTAGAAAACCTGATCACATTCAGAGAAAGTCTAAGAAGAGAGTAAACGAAATTACAGCGCTGTAGAGGGTCCTTGGTCAACTGTGAAATTAAAGAGCTACTCTGTGTACAGCAGGCCTGCTTTACCCTGCCCTGCTCTAACCCTCCCCCAGCCCTACTTACACAGGGCAGTATGCAACTGTGGCACCTGACCCTTTTCATCTCTCCAAACTGCACTCCAAAGACAGTGAATGAGCTTAAGGCAATTACAGATctgcagagaagaaaaacaatgggaCACATCTACCTATAAGTAAAAGGTATTAGCTTCCCGAtgtcagaaatatatttaatttggcCATAAGGAGTGTCCCTTTCCTACCTATAAGCCATGCCATGTATCCTCGAAGGAAAAAGCCACTGAGTAATTCAGCACAGTCCAGCCTTGCATTACAGCCGAAGCCCTGTAGTGAAATGCACATCACAACTCCAGATCAGAGCAATGCTAATTAACTCAGTCGATCAAGGAAGTCCTTTATTCCTAACTATAAAGGAACAC belongs to Phyllostomus discolor isolate MPI-MPIP mPhyDis1 chromosome X, mPhyDis1.pri.v3, whole genome shotgun sequence and includes:
- the LOC114504857 gene encoding LOW QUALITY PROTEIN: ferritin heavy chain-like (The sequence of the model RefSeq protein was modified relative to this genomic sequence to represent the inferred CDS: deleted 1 base in 1 codon), producing the protein MEMLSGPSFVLQNYHPECEAAVNTHINVHFHASYVYSSMAFYFDRENVALKHFSQFFLQRSNKEKEHAERLMRLQNQRGGRIRLQDINSPPWDEWDSGLRAMDCALHLAKDVNHSLLNLHQLATKKGDGHLRDFLESHYLPQQVMFIKVLGDHVIKLRKMGAQISGLAEDLFDKLTLGDNKKN